In Nicotiana tabacum cultivar K326 chromosome 2, ASM71507v2, whole genome shotgun sequence, the following proteins share a genomic window:
- the LOC142167826 gene encoding uncharacterized protein LOC142167826 has product MDLSLAKLLNELQAAESIIKQQAPIVELNVEKSSVSKSKCGKKKKKAHKVLAPGGATAGVKKPKGKCYHCNQPGHHKKQCPAYLAKLNKQDNSNLNVVETCLADISTIFWCVDSGATNHICTTLQGF; this is encoded by the coding sequence ATGGATTTGTCACTAGCGAAATTGTTGAATGAGCTGCAAGCGGCAGAATCTATTATCAAACAGCAAGCTCCAATTGTGGAACTGAATGTTGAGAAATCTTCGGTTTCTAAGTCAAAATGcggtaagaaaaagaagaaggctcACAAGGTTTTGGCACCTGGAGGTGCAACTGCTGGTGTGAAAAAGCCTAAAGGAAAGTGCTATCATTGCAATCAACCTGGACATCACAAAAAGCAATGCCCTGCCTATCTAGCAAAGTTGAATAAGCAAGATAATTCGAATTTAAATGTTGTTGAAACTTGTTTAGCGGATATCTCTACCATATTTTGGTGTGTAGATTCAGGAGCCACTAATCATATTTGCACTACTTTGCAGGGGTTTTAG